DNA from Malus sylvestris chromosome 11, drMalSylv7.2, whole genome shotgun sequence:
TCTTAAGCTGTTGAAGACCTCTAAAATGCAGATGGCCTAGTCTCTTGTGCCATATCCAAGTAGACTTAGAAATACCTGCTCTTAGTACAACCTGATCATTTGGTATCAGTGTCAAAGGATAACACctgttctttttcatttcaaCTTTGAGCACAAGACAATCCAATGAAGGTTCATCAAAGATACTACACATCTTTCCCCCAAATAACAGGTAGTAACCGTGTTCATCCATCTTCCCCACACTTAACAGATTTTCCTTCAACCCAGGTAGGTACATTACTTCTTTGACATATTTTCTGCCTCTGCTAGTATCTATCACAAGTGTACCAAAACCTACCACATTCATGAGTTCCCCTGTGGGCATTTGAACTTTGCCAACCACATTTGTCTTCATGTCTATCAACAACTTAGAGTCCCCTATCATATGATTGCTACAACCACTGTCAACATACCATTCTCCATTCACTTTTGATTCAGTGATTGTGCTATTTGCATAAAACAGGTTCCCTGTCACCTCTATCTGATTAGCACTATTTGCCTTTTGTACTAATTTACCTACTGTGCACTCTCTAGCCCAGTGACCAAACTTTTCACAGTTATAGCATTTAGGTTTCCCTTTATACCTACACTCTCCAAAGTGAAACTTAGAACATACCCTGCACTGTGGTTTTGTACCTATCTGCCCCATTGACTGTGCATTATGTGCAGAATTAGCAGGAAATTTCTACTGAAACTTAGGTTTTGAACCCCATTTTTTGCCCTTATTattattccaatttttttgAAACTGAGATGAACCAGATTGACCTTCACCCCTATTTTGCTCTTTTGAACTCACTGAGAAAGATGAGAATGCTTTCCCAGTAGTATCAACAGTATGCAGATCAAACCGTTGTTCTTGACTCTTTAAGATTGCAACTACTTCCTGCAGCTCTATAGTCTCTAGACACTTTGTGTTTTCTATAACCAAACAGATAGAATCATAAGGTTTACTAAGACTAATTAGAACTTTCTGCACAAGTCTCTCATTTGACAGAGATTCACCAAATGttctcatttgattaattagctCATTCAGCCATGTAAGATAGCTAGATAAAGACTCATCATCTCGCATCCTAGCATATTCATTTCTCTCCTAAGATTCTGCAGTTTCACAGATCGTACCTGATCACCACCATGATATTCTCCGTACAACAAATCCCATGCCATCTTAGCTGACTCGGCATTGGCGATTCGTGGGAATATCTGATCCGAGACTGCATTCTGAATGATTCCCAAAGCCTTTGCGTCTTTCATCAGAACACCTACCatttcttcatcatcctccgATGCTTCTCcagcttccttcttctttggATTGGAGGTTGTAATCCCCTTCTCTACCAGATTCCATAACCCAAGGGATTTGAATATCGTTGCCATTTTAATTCTCCAGAAATCGtagttctcaccggagaaaACTGGAGTCCTCACTTCCGAGCCTCCAGATCCAGACATGTTTTGATCTGAATCGACAACTTTCACGGAGCTTCAAGAGAGCTTCGATTGAGCTCAAAAAAATAGCTTCACAGATTTACGCCCAGATTGTTAAACccaacctggctctgaggccatgttaatGTATATGAAAAACTGGTTTCTATTGTTTGAGAGAAAGCAAGACAGATAGTAGAATGAAAATGAACAGAGGGGAAACTGAATAGTTTTCTTCCTTTCACTCTCGCCTAAAGATGCAGAGAGGAGACTTTCTTCATATATCAAAAAGAGAGCACTAACTTGCTTTTTTACATCACAGTTAGCCTTAACttgggaccacacacacactacaattCATCTTAGTCACTCATCTCACTAATTACATGGATCAATCAacacatggcactcatggcctttTTAGTAAAATTAAACTTTACACTTTGCAACATTTTGCATAAGTGAATACACCAATTTAGAACATCTTATTTTAGACTTTTTCAGCTCAACACTTATAATTCAACATGTCTGTGGCATGAGAATTTGAGCATAGGTTTCAGTTTCGCGTGTATTATTGTAGTCTGGATAGCTCGTTTTGATCTTATGAACTTTTTGCTTTCAACAAAAATTCTGTTGctattaagtttgtgatttcAGTATCTTCCTAATGAATGACACCCCCAATACCAATATATTTCACAAAAAACATCTTACAAGGAATAGCATAAGTCAAATCATTCATAGCAGAATTGTAAACGTTCAAAAAATAAGCCAAATTATTCATAGCAGAATCTTACAAGGAATATTAAGAAGTGATATAATATTGAGAATTAAAAGGATTTTCTAACAACCAAAATTTTTTTTGGAtatgtttgataaaaaaaaaacttaaaagagCATATGGATCATAGAagtgctttttcttttttttcgagAAACAATTggatattttataaaaattaaacacaTTTCAAATAAAACTACTAGCCAAAGCTCTTATGAGTAAAAGTGCTTTGTAGAGAAGTAGTTCGAAATGGACCTTCAGTCCAAAAAGTTACGAAGCTCAAGGAATACAATATTTTGCAAGAGACATTGATGATGAGCATGAATGGAATCAAAACCTTCTTTAGTGACTAATCAACTCTCCTAGAGAGATACTACAAAACTAACAACAAACTCAAACAAAAGTTTTCCgcaatttattaataaaaaaaaaagcactaaATTGTAATTCTTAAAACTCACAATTCTctgccactcagtactacgatctagtggtattACCCTTTACTTGCGAGTGAGAGGTATTATGTTCGAATCTCGttgatggcgaattcgataccaaattaggttgcccattgtgtaACTTAGCCGAACTCTTCCTTCCTCTTAgtataaaatatatcgttgtactaaaaaaaattacaactcTCTAGATTCACAAACCTCATCTTACCATCGTCTATTTAGAGCTTAGTCACCATTCTACCTAATACGCCAAATTTAGTTGCATATATAAAGTGGGAGGTGTGAATCCAACAAGATGGTTGAGATTTGAAACGAATGAAAATTAGAGGCAGAATGAAATTACTCAAACGAGAATAATGACGCGGTTCAGACTAGAGAATCAATCATTACGCGTTCGAAACCCTCGTCGCTAAGTGTATGAAAAGTGCAAGAGTCTTTGCAACGGCTGAGTAATTTGATCGTATTAGTTTTCTAAAAAATGCCATTACAATTGTATATGCACGAATGGAACATACAAATATCACCGGCCAAAATTAGTTGCGTGAGACTGATGTTAGCATTTTCTTATATACAAGACTATATGGGCCCACAGTTTCACATCACACGTTAGTAATATATTTTAGACTTACTTTTAGTTACGTTTTAtagagcttcattttgatatcaTTTTGTTATTTGTAACTAAAAAATTATCACTTTACTCCTTAAAATTCtaaattcatttcattttgaTTTGTGGACTCTCTTTTCTTCCTGAAACTTAAAGGTCGCTTCTGGAAACATATGTGGGACCTAACACCCAATAAGACTATGTCACATgtgcaataaatttgattataaatcttcattatgcgttaacattcaacaataaaacaatattaagtttaaaagaagttgaagagatgaaaaagaaaaaaattgattagCTTGGCGCAGCTAAATCAAATccacataagaaattaacagaTCTAAGGCAACATGGAGCGAAAATTGAGTTTTATAGAGACGACTTTCAAGTTTCAGGAGACAAAATAGGATTAAAATGGTTTCAAGGGATGAAATGAAACGAACTTTCAATTTTAAATAGTAAAGTTGTGACTTTTAAGTTACAAATAGCAAAATGTAATTAAAATCAAGTTCTAAGGGGTGGAGTTAAAAATAAGCCTTACCATTTATAATGAAAGTATATGTGCCTACCCCACATAAAAGACGATAGGACAATGCACAATCAGATCCTCCACAATCCACATGCAAGAGTTTGTTAGCAACTGCAGTGCCTCGGTCATCTATCATTCCCCAACCAGAAACAAACTCAAAACATAACTCACAAGTCCCCAAAACCCCAAGGTACACAAGCACGTCGGCTTCATAAAAATACAATTGTAACCACTCAAACTGACAAATCTGCAtctcccttttttttcaaacttttcaccCTTCACAAGGCTCAAGCTTACATATGCAAATTTAGATCCATCTAAGTCTAAATTTGAATcatgaaaaaaaaggaattttCTAATATGGTTTCCAGAGAAAACAAGTACCACAAGAAATGGCCTAATCAATAAATAGAAACGGATTTTATAACCTCAATTTGAGATCAACACTTTCTCCTACTTCACCATTACAATTGTTGTTTAGAGTGGTTGCTGCCCTACCATTTTGTGACTTTGCTGGTGGGAAGAAGCTGTAGAAAGCTTGTTGTGGATTTGGAATACTTGGTCCTGGCTGGTAATATGTGTCATCTGCGTTATTCCCCTATAACGATTTGGATGaacgaaaaaaattagaaaaggaaatgaaaatgcaaAACAAAGTTAGTGAAATGAGAATTGGGAAGTGTTCCTTTATCTCACTTGATAGGGGAATGATTCGAAATCCGGAACTTCGCGGTTATGAAACGCAAGATAAGATGGAGGGAGTTTGAGTTTTGGGCTGGGACATGTCCAACTAGTTGAAGGAGGGGCTAGGGTGAGAAAATCTCCATTGACACTCCCATTTTCTTTGATGCTGCTTCTCGAATTTGACTCTGAAATTGAATTTGACCATGAAGGGCCTTCTCTGAATATGgggcaaaggaaaggaaaaCCAAGTCAGCAAAATAATGTGCTTGTTATAAATAAGTGGAAGATAATTAGAGACAAACTGACCTGAAATTTGGGTTGATTGCTGGATCAAAATTGAAGGGGGACCTGTTCCCACATGAAGTTCCTTCGTCTGTTCTTATAGGTGGAGCAACAAAGGTAGGGAACTTGAAGTTGATGGAGGGGACTGATGGGTTCTCTAGAGAAAATGGATATGGCCTCTTCATGCCAACCATCTACTACATATTAAAGATAGTAAGAATTAATGGAAGTATTATAGCGATATTCTATTCTTATCTAAACTACAAGGAGGAAATTTAGAGTTTAGGCTTAGATGGAAGATGACACTGCTATTGGCAACTTGGCTTGCTACGCCTAGGTTTGCAGAAACACCAATCTCTCAGGTGCCTCACAAAATTACCGAACAGACTGTACTCattcaaattcaattccaacaaaataaaacaaattgaaataaaatatacaaattCTTTCTGAATTCCAATATAAGAAATAGGATTTCCAAATCTAATGAGATCCCAATGGTTGGACTATTTCCCACTAGGAAGAAGGATTTTCAAATAAAGCACTGAGAAATTTAATTTTTGAGATGCTAAAATTAGATATATATTTCAGGAAAAAGAAGCAATCATCTAGGCTGAATGTAGAGGTGAACAGAACGAACCTTTTCTTCATCCGGCCACATAGGAGCAGAGTTGCTGTAATAGCTTTGGTTTGAAGGGGGCTCTATCTGAAAATTTAGTACAGATGATGTTGAAGTTGCTGTTGACACATTCAACTGCAAGATTTTCCACACCCCAACAATTCATTAgcaaatagaattaaaaaaagtgCATCGTCAAAAGTGATTTCTGCATATaactaaattttcaatttttgatatgACGATATTTTAAACTACTTCAATCTACAGAGAGGAGGGCACACTTTCCTGATTTAATATGCCCAACTCGCATGTATCATTTCTTTGCATAATTACAAAATTTCTAGAGCTATAAAGAGAAAGGGGGAAATGAAACAAAtaatgaagaaaatagagtagAAAAATGTGTTACCAttgaaggaggaggagatgATGGTGGTGTTGGTGGCGGTTGAGGAGggtgctgttgatgaaattgatgTGTTCTTGTTGGAAAATTGGAGAGAGCCCTAATggggttgttgttgttggactCGAAAGGCACATTCAAATTAGACCTGAATGCCAATCCAGGATCCAACCCAGGATTAGAACTCTCCTTGTGATCAAGAACATTGAACTCACACGGATTCCACAAGTTGGGAACATGATTCCCATTCCCACAAccattaatattattattgttgTAACTATTTCTCATTCCAAATGGAACAGTGCCACTGCTGATCATTAGCTTTCTACCATCAACGCCGCTGTGGGCCGGTGGAATCAACGGCGGCTGGAAAATTGAGTTTGGAGAAGGCAGATCCAGTGATGGGAATGGGATTGAAGAGGGAGGCTGATAAAAATGCCTGATCGGAACCGAACTAGGACATGAAGATGAAGTAGATTTAGTTGGTGATGAGAGAGAAGATGGTGGGGTGGTGGACAAAATTGCCGCAGCAGCTGCTTTCTTCTGCTGTTCTTCAAGCCTGATTTTCTCAAGCTGTGCAACACCAAGTCCTCTCTGTGGCACTTTTTTCTGCTTTGTTTTTTTGGATGAAGATCTGCTACTGATGATGTTATTGCTTCCCAACCCAATAATTCCATTGCTAGTGTTTTGGGTTTGTTCTTCCTCATGAGCCATTTCTTTTACTATGTTAATAATTCCATCTACTTTTACAACAGTTGATAAAACAATTATGGGACTTTTGGTCAaacccagaaattgaaaagggAATTTATGGGAGAAAAGCTCGATCTTGACGATGATTTTAGTTGGAGGAGGAACATGTTCTTGTGGCTTTTGTAGTGCTTGCTCTTGTTCTTTTCTTCCATGAATAACAATTTGGGTTTTTATAACTTTTTTTGAAgtttaaagaaacaaagaaacaaagattggagagagagagagagacccaaGCCTTTGATTTTCAAGAAACCATGATTTGAAAACAAACTCGAGAGGAATTTAAGATTGCCCAAAATCTTGTTTGGCGAGGAAAAAACCCAAAAGCCTAGCCAAGTTTTTAGCGAAAAAACAAGTACAAAAATTAAAAGgcaaaggagagagagggagagagagagagtgagtgaagaggaagagagattaTCTGAGAGGTTTTCAGATTTTACTCACATGCGGTTGCTTGTCTGAGACAGATCAGATGACacagggagagagagtgagtttaTATATGCAAATTTATGACAAAAAAATCTGTATCTTttgtagggtttttttttttttaaatttcaaaccaTGCAAATCTAGAGCACtatgaataatatttttctcaaatttgtcGCCCACATTCTCGCTCCACTCCTCATTTGCTTCCTAGACCGACTCTTATGAGCTCTGTTttctctcactcactcactaCTTTCTCTCCCTCAGAAGAAAAGTGAGAGCCAAAAGCCAAAAGCCGAAAGTCGAAAGCCTAAAGCCGAAAGCCAAAAAGCCAGATTTTTGCTCTCCAAATTCCAATTGTGTTTGTTTACAAGTTACCAAATTGAGCTGCGAAGCCTGTGTCACAATTGCTTTGCTTGTTTCATTTTTGGGCAACCATGCAtggctgggttttgcagctttagCATAGGGCCTACCACCTCAACTCTCACGTACAGAGGCCTTTTAAAGtattgagagattttttagtgtgtcgGAAACATGATTGGTACATCGTGTCGTAATAAAAttgattagaaatttagaaaaaaaattcactcaATTATATTATGGCAATTGATGTATCCAATGGTGTTCTCGATACACCGTAAATTTCTCATCCTAACAACGACACTTGCATGGATTTCACCACCATTAAATTTGCCAAATGTGGTAGCATATATTTTTACTAGCATGTTCTTGGGATTTGAAAAGTATAATGTCGTGTACATGGGAGTTTTCACATTCTTATTTGAACtgcattttaatttaaaaatcgaTATCGTGTTCGTATGGCAAAATTCCTTTCACACTTTGATTGGCACTATATTTGAGTATTACATACTCGTTTCTTTGATAGGAAAGctagaaaaataaacaaataccaTATGCAAACTATTCTTATACGATTTAAGATAAATGCTTGTTGTTTCTGCAATGATGTGCAAAACTTGAAATTGTTTTTGTGACGTGAGTTTTTCAGTTGTTTAAGTTTCCTTTAGTTATACCTTTTCAATTTGTTTCATAtacaattttgttaaaatttgtATCTTGTACACTTTATTGatgtaaatttaaattttaaatgaatatATATTGGTGATTTGAATTACATGTTAAAGCAAAGCTCGTTTCCCATTATTGTCATTTCAAAACACCAATGAATATATATTGGTGATTTGAATGACATATTGGTATAAGTCTTTGAAGTTATGATTGTTTCAATATCATATGTGGTATATTCTATATTTAATGTGACATTGTTCATCtttcaagggaaaaaaaatagttaaaaaaaatgtgaggaCCGAATGACAAATTCGACCCCATCTCCATTGTCACCCAAATTTTAATTTCCTTTCTGCACTCTAATTTCAACTTGTTAGTTTCTATTTCCTATTTATGAAAAGTTAGTGGTAACAATTATAAATGATATTTATTGAAATTGATTAGGAAGTTTACTTATAACGTTAACTTTTTTCAAAGTTACGCTTTATAAGAAAAGATGTTCGGCGGTTCATATCTACCTACGAACTATAGCAAGAACATAGTTGAAGAGATACAGCATggatcacttttttttttgttttttttttgttttttatgtttttcccCTTCGATTGAACATACTTTGATCAAAAGCTTTCATGTTATATATTAGGCTCTTCGGTATGGTACCTctcatagaaaaaaaaaatagtaaatcATAAAATAGTAaatcatacatacatatatatataaggggagggatcctcatgtttaaaaaaaaaatggggataaCCTCTTAACCGTTAGatttggctttaatgaaatCATGTGGTTGAGATTTCTGTGGactgtgatttaatctcaaccacataatttcattaaagccaaatCTAATGTTTAAGAgggtgtccccatttttttttgaaaaatggggatccTTTCCCTTAAGAGCAGTTCCAGCGGAGGGCATTTTGCCCAGCACCCAGCTAAAATGCCCAGCACCCCTCCACCCGACCCAATTGACTGGCACCCAGCTCAAGCCGGTCTCTAGCCCAGTCCAAAATTGACTGAGGTGTTGCCCGGTACATTTGACTCATGCTGCCGCCAATTCCCAACCACCCAACCGCCGTAATAAGACCAGaagcagaaagaaaagggaGGGAGGGAAGTGACTGACCCAACGGCGCCTTGGGAGCCAGCATCATCGCCGTGAATGTCGGGATGGTTCAATCGAAGAAAACTGTTGTCGCCGGCGGGCGTGGCCATGGTCTGCTCACTGCGGCTGGAGGGCGAGCCCACGCTGCCGCTCATCGAGACGGACTGACCCCCGGCCATGTCGTCGTCGTCCTGCCCTGCTCGTTCTCGTCCTGGTTGCTGCTGGGACCTTGTCCCATCCTAATTCCAACCACACCACACCATACCACACCAATGGAATCTGGTATTAATCggagaattaattaattaataatccgTATAAATCTGTGTTTACGGGACGAAACCAATTGAATTCAAATCAATTTAGGCGAGCTGATCTTTGCAGTTTATAGGTGTCTCTGTGAATCTTGATTCTTCAAACCTCTTTCGTACCCGTCTACGCACTGAGAAAGAAATGGAAGCAGAgagaaagaaattaaatgataaaatattaattgatatgaataaaataatataatattagattgattgggtgccagcgcatttttagGAGTGGAGATGCTTTGGTCTATTACTCTTTActggggtctattactgttcacttgagtggataaatgcgcacaaagtctttaggggtggacttgctctaaaggcgcacacacacacacacacacacacacacacatatatatatacatacatatacataaatacacatttacaaataatataaaaatctaCACTGAAATGTATAAAGTGCTTGTTTTTCGTACAAATGATGTTTGCTTTCAAGTGACAATCACGTAGTTGATTTTAGTTAACCTAGTCGGATCACTTAGATCACCAAATGTTTATGAACCAAGACGTATAGTTCCGCATGGTTCAGCTTTATAAATTAAGTGAATAATTAAAAGGATTAGAATATGAGATTTCTCAAACTTAATGGTGATCAGAAGATGGATTTAGATTTTAAGCGATATCTAATATGtatcatgaaaaataaaaatctacCAAAATTGGACACACTAGATCCTATTTTAGTTCATTTTCATTTGGTATATGAGCCATAAGCTCTTAGGTTAGatacttaaattcaaatcccatCCAATAAGAATTTGACAACAATTTCAGATTCTCAGCGAATTCAAAGATTTGAGTCAATTAATTAAGATAATCATAATCTAATTATAAATTTAATAATCcgaaataaaaaatagataacACAAGATGAGAGGTCACTATAATTTGAATCCTCCAATCTTGCCTTGTGATATACCAATGAGCAAAGCTAATCTCTAACTTTCTTGAGGGACCCTACTTTGGCCACAACAAACCATCCCAAGTTTttcataacaaaacaaaaatggtgCCTTTCAAGAAAAACCAGCCACCCACCATCCATATATTCCATAGAAAAGGACAGTGGAGCCTCCATGACACCACTCTTTTTGGCTTGAAAATCCTATTGATTTAGTCCAGAGAACCCTATTTGAAAGTTTGTACATTTCTTAACATCTTAATACCACTTTCGTCTCACCTCAATATAGATATAGGAGTAAACTGTAGCATTGGTTCCTCAACTTTTATCAAAATTGgaacaatggtccctcaactaaaaatccattaccattggtcccttaatTGATCAAAATGTGTAGTGATGGTCCTTTTTGTCAACTTCgttaaaattttgtcaaaataagttatgttggaaagatcattactacaattggtatccctcaactcatcaaaacgtgtagctatggtcattttcatcaacttcgtTCGAATTTTATTAAAaggagttatgttggaaggaccattgctacaattgggtaaAGGTTGAGAGACTGttactccaattgggttaaagttaagaaacaatttctccagttggattaaagttgagggaccaatggtaatgaatttttagttgagggatcatagcttcacgttttgatgagttgaaggaccaatggcaatgaatttttagttgaggaaccatTGTTCCAGTTCAGTTAAAgtaccattgctacaatttactctatatATAAAGCTACGAGGCAACTagtacaaaaacaaaagtgaaaaTTAGTTCTCTAGATTATTCTTACAGTAAAATAAGTCCTTAAATGGATTAAAATTACCAATTTCATCCTTACTTTTATATTTGAAGCTATTCTATTCAATGTTTTATGACTTGCACATGACACTATTTAGAGGATAATATTGTCATTTCCTCACCATAAGCCCTTAGCGTTGCAAATCTAACCAATTTACCCCTAAAGTTAACTTCATACACTAAATTAAGTACTTAAACTCAATGAAAATTGCCAATATATTCTCCAATGTGTATCATATGAAAGTCACGTGACTTGAATCGATGAAAAGTTGAATAAAATAGCTTAAGATCTATATAAGTAGGGGATGCAATTGACAATTTTTAATGAGTTTAAAGACTTTTATTACTGAAAAAACAATTTAGGGACCTAATATTCAATCGTGTAATAACTTTGGCGACT
Protein-coding regions in this window:
- the LOC126589885 gene encoding uncharacterized protein LOC126589885 translates to MAHEEEQTQNTSNGIIGLGSNNIISSRSSSKKTKQKKVPQRGLGVAQLEKIRLEEQQKKAAAAAILSTTPPSSLSSPTKSTSSSCPSSVPIRHFYQPPSSIPFPSLDLPSPNSIFQPPLIPPAHSGVDGRKLMISSGTVPFGMRNSYNNNNINGCGNGNHVPNLWNPCEFNVLDHKESSNPGLDPGLAFRSNLNVPFESNNNNPIRALSNFPTRTHQFHQQHPPQPPPTPPSSPPPSMLNVSTATSTSSVLNFQIEPPSNQSYYSNSAPMWPDEEKMVGMKRPYPFSLENPSVPSINFKFPTFVAPPIRTDEGTSCGNRSPFNFDPAINPNFREGPSWSNSISESNSRSSIKENGSVNGDFLTLAPPSTSWTCPSPKLKLPPSYLAFHNREVPDFESFPYQGNNADDTYYQPGPSIPNPQQAFYSFFPPAKSQNGRAATTLNNNCNGEVGESVDLKLRL